In a genomic window of Tamandua tetradactyla isolate mTamTet1 chromosome 17, mTamTet1.pri, whole genome shotgun sequence:
- the C17H2orf49 gene encoding ashwin: protein MAGDVGGRSCTDSELLLHPELLSQEFLLLTLEQKNIAVERDVKINKDDLTELYVQHAIPLPQRDLPKNRWGKMMEKKREQHEIKNETKRSNAVDGLRKRPLIVFDGSSTSTSIKVKKTENGDNDRLKPPAQASFTSNAFRKLSNSSSSVSSLILSSNLLMNNKMEHNNNDTKQNHDLTHRKSPSGPVKSPPLSPVGTTPVKLKRAAPKEEAETVNNLKPPETKRKIQHVTWP, encoded by the exons ATGGCGGGGGACGTGGGCGGCCGTAGCTGCACCGATTCGGAGCTGCTGTTGCATCCGGAGCTGCTGTCCCAGGAGTTCCTTCTTCTCACCCTGGAGCAG AAGAACATAGCTGTTGAAAGGGacgtaaaaataaacaaagatgaTCTTACTGAACTTTATGTTCAGCATGCAATACCATTGCCTCAGAGGGATTTGCCAAAGAATAGATGGGGGAAgatgatggaaaagaaaagagaacaacaTGAgataaaaaatgagacaaaaag GAGTAATGCTGTAGATGGGTTAAGAAAAAGACCTCTCATTGTGTTTGATGGAAGTTCAACAAGCACGagcataaaagtgaaaaagacagaaaatggagataatgaccGACTAAAGCCTCCTGCTCAGGCAAGCTTTACCAGTAATGCCTTTCGAAAATTATCAAATTCCTCTTCAAGTGTTTCATCCCTAATTTTGTCTTCCAATTTGCTTATGAACAATAAAATGGAACACAATAATAATGACACTAAACAGAACCATGACTTAACGCATAGGAAAAGTCCTTCGGGTCCTGTGAAGTCGCCACCATTGTCCCCTGTTGGAACTACTCCTGTGAAGTTAAAGCGAGCCGCTCCTAAAGAAGAAGCAGAGACTGTG AATAACCTGAAGCCCCCAGAAACAAAGAGGAAGATACAACATGTTACGTGGCCATGA